In a genomic window of Comamonadaceae bacterium OTU4NAUVB1:
- the trxC gene encoding thioredoxin TrxC, whose amino-acid sequence MKDDTEPDKLHIVCPHCHTTNRVRADQLGSAPDCGKCHQVLFTGHSIALDEASFDRHVARNEIPVLVDFWAPWCGPCRQMAPGFETAATKLEPHVRLAKVDTEAVPALGRRFNIRSIPTLALFKGGREIARQAGAMGPADIVRWVEANLR is encoded by the coding sequence ATGAAAGATGACACCGAACCTGACAAGCTGCACATCGTCTGCCCACATTGCCACACCACCAACCGCGTACGCGCTGACCAGCTAGGCAGCGCGCCCGACTGCGGCAAGTGTCATCAAGTACTTTTCACTGGGCATTCGATCGCTCTGGACGAGGCGTCGTTCGACCGCCATGTGGCACGCAACGAGATTCCAGTGCTGGTAGATTTTTGGGCGCCTTGGTGCGGCCCCTGTCGTCAGATGGCGCCCGGCTTCGAAACGGCTGCCACCAAACTTGAACCGCACGTGCGTCTCGCCAAGGTTGACACCGAGGCCGTGCCGGCCCTCGGCAGGCGCTTCAACATCCGTAGCATCCCGACGCTCGCGTTGTTCAAAGGTGGTCGGGAGATTGCGCGACAGGCTGGCGCTATGGGGCCAGCCGACATAGTTCGCTGGGTTGAGGCCAATCTGCGCTGA
- a CDS encoding DUF1983 domain-containing protein translates to MARLILRWLAAATLLLGSTAVMAEPITGIVLFTIGTTAVTVGTALFVLSVASSVYGSIQAKKKARAAAQRAAEVEAANLKDRTTSILSADSPWPVIYGQPSPVGGSIVAVLVSGDVDQYKHIVYVLASHECAGVDEIFIGGESIGNRDIAGYADGPGFRLDDGVPRTETHAFELVAMSEPGDETSMSGEGYWILPVGLDADRFSVNYIRDQAGNSYGSTVQQTTSSPAGFGARALRGPIGAKGTIQYTVDGAGSALNVQVHLSPGGVDTADAFLRAARPDLWTVDHKLSGFTYLVVTVDLRLERFQGGVPEITARVRGKKVYDYRTGQTVYSRNPALCLADFIRSEAGYKAGADQIEVDAVIGAANACDVAVYDPAVVNVDPATFGFSTARYTCDGMFRSDQDRDATRQQIEDAMVGFSLESGGVWRIQAGAWSTPVLSLTDDDMVMPMAIVQTCNVGTARYNGAKGSYVNATRLGVTEDFTPYVNANFRAQDVKDKFLDTTLSFTGNHIRTQQISRVLVEQSRGGFVVQVFPKMFAWNLQPGDRIVLSSGLYAFTNKTFRVQDWTYQAGTPVALQCVEDVEDFYDQIDETRADAAPNTSLPSPFLKPAPPLDLVVLSGESQMVQQDGVMIVRAKVQWAQSPDQYVRQYANGVWIEWRAAGTDDAWQKVTLPGDSTEHYLLGLQVNRVYVIRVAFVTPYASSAWSVVSHELHGLEGPPDSVLGLDVRPELTGIFAYWDEPAGIDLLGWSATQIRRGLTWELAEDTVLFDGRASSANLGWFPAGSQIVWAAHHNTTGKWSAPVYDTIEILRPKQPLPTASAVDGNRIIVLIPNDVKGTQPIAFLEVSLGEEYGGSVVLAQFQGKRFETTQSEFGRKVFWVVAVDVAGNRSAPGYAAVVVLSSPSSQIGSIKGTLQGAIDELALAQLEGVVIADEKLGTAQAGIYERVEAIVTDQKAMATQFEGITASFDDFQAFATSKITVLADQSSASASRVDILAVKTETALAGIVEESTTRVSAVNAVASQVTTVQSSVSALGGTVGALTATVQIQANTVANLDGNLGAQLMLRTEVIGSTGKRGLAGISTGATSSSGGTLVQSEIILFADRVLVANDPTATVLTPLLKVEGGIVYIETARIKNADIDTLKVAGYALSVTLSASGAGMASVSFTVPPGQIWRVSPHAFALNGPSVTRNSASPYTAYLSLTDAPTSDVTASLIGGGGENGGGIYRSGAVINETTTDYPAGARTITAAWSADIGTGDGSPPTVRLTVRIEKRGA, encoded by the coding sequence ATGGCGCGTCTGATCCTGCGCTGGCTTGCCGCCGCGACGCTGCTGCTGGGCAGCACGGCGGTCATGGCCGAGCCCATCACTGGCATCGTGCTGTTCACGATTGGCACGACCGCAGTCACCGTCGGCACGGCTTTGTTCGTGCTATCGGTTGCGTCGAGCGTCTACGGTTCGATCCAGGCTAAGAAGAAGGCCCGAGCCGCGGCGCAGCGCGCGGCCGAGGTGGAGGCGGCCAATCTCAAGGACCGCACGACATCCATCCTCTCGGCCGATTCGCCGTGGCCTGTCATCTACGGCCAGCCCTCGCCGGTCGGCGGATCGATCGTGGCGGTTCTGGTGAGCGGCGACGTCGACCAGTACAAGCACATCGTCTATGTGCTGGCTTCGCACGAATGTGCCGGCGTCGATGAAATCTTCATCGGCGGCGAATCGATCGGCAACCGAGACATCGCCGGCTATGCCGACGGCCCGGGTTTCCGGCTCGACGACGGCGTGCCACGCACCGAGACGCACGCGTTCGAGCTCGTGGCGATGTCAGAGCCCGGCGACGAGACCAGCATGTCGGGCGAGGGCTACTGGATCCTGCCCGTGGGCCTGGATGCCGATCGCTTCTCGGTCAACTACATCCGCGATCAGGCGGGCAACAGCTACGGCTCGACGGTGCAGCAGACGACATCGTCGCCGGCTGGTTTTGGCGCCCGCGCGCTCAGAGGCCCGATCGGCGCCAAGGGCACGATCCAGTACACGGTCGACGGTGCGGGCTCGGCGCTCAACGTGCAGGTCCACCTCTCGCCCGGCGGCGTCGACACCGCCGACGCGTTCCTGCGTGCGGCGCGGCCGGACCTCTGGACCGTCGACCACAAGCTCTCGGGGTTCACCTACCTGGTCGTGACGGTGGACCTGCGCCTGGAGCGCTTCCAGGGAGGCGTCCCGGAGATCACGGCGCGCGTGCGCGGCAAGAAGGTCTACGACTACCGTACCGGTCAGACCGTCTACAGCCGCAACCCGGCGCTGTGCCTGGCCGACTTCATCCGCTCTGAGGCAGGCTACAAGGCCGGAGCCGATCAGATCGAAGTGGACGCCGTCATCGGCGCGGCCAATGCCTGCGACGTCGCCGTCTACGACCCGGCCGTCGTCAACGTGGATCCGGCGACGTTCGGCTTCAGCACTGCTCGCTACACCTGCGACGGCATGTTCCGCTCCGACCAGGACCGTGACGCCACCCGCCAGCAGATCGAAGACGCGATGGTGGGCTTCAGCCTGGAATCCGGTGGCGTCTGGCGCATCCAGGCCGGCGCCTGGTCGACGCCTGTGCTCTCGCTGACCGACGACGACATGGTCATGCCGATGGCGATCGTGCAGACCTGCAATGTCGGCACCGCGCGCTACAACGGCGCCAAGGGAAGCTACGTCAACGCCACGCGCCTGGGCGTCACCGAGGACTTCACGCCCTACGTCAACGCGAACTTCCGGGCCCAGGACGTCAAGGACAAGTTCCTCGACACGACGCTGTCGTTCACCGGCAACCACATCCGCACCCAGCAGATCAGCCGCGTGCTGGTCGAGCAGAGCCGGGGCGGCTTCGTGGTGCAGGTCTTCCCGAAGATGTTCGCCTGGAACCTGCAGCCCGGCGACCGCATTGTGCTGAGCTCGGGGCTGTACGCGTTCACGAACAAGACGTTCCGCGTCCAGGACTGGACCTACCAGGCTGGCACGCCTGTGGCGCTGCAATGCGTCGAAGACGTCGAGGACTTCTACGACCAGATCGACGAGACGCGCGCGGACGCCGCGCCGAACACGAGCCTGCCGTCGCCCTTCCTGAAGCCTGCGCCGCCGCTCGACCTTGTCGTGCTCAGCGGCGAGAGCCAGATGGTCCAGCAAGACGGCGTGATGATCGTCCGCGCCAAGGTGCAATGGGCACAGTCGCCGGATCAGTATGTGCGCCAGTACGCGAACGGCGTGTGGATCGAGTGGCGTGCTGCTGGCACCGACGACGCCTGGCAAAAAGTGACGCTGCCCGGTGATTCGACTGAGCACTACCTGCTGGGCCTGCAGGTCAACCGGGTCTACGTGATCCGAGTGGCTTTCGTCACCCCCTACGCGTCCAGCGCTTGGTCGGTGGTGTCGCACGAGCTGCACGGCCTCGAGGGTCCGCCCGACAGCGTGCTCGGACTGGACGTGCGGCCCGAGCTCACCGGCATCTTTGCGTACTGGGACGAGCCGGCGGGCATCGACCTGCTCGGTTGGTCCGCGACGCAGATCCGCCGCGGCCTGACCTGGGAGTTGGCCGAAGACACGGTCCTGTTCGACGGCCGCGCCAGCAGCGCGAACCTCGGCTGGTTCCCGGCTGGCAGCCAGATCGTCTGGGCGGCGCACCACAACACGACGGGCAAGTGGTCGGCACCGGTCTACGACACGATCGAAATCCTGAGACCGAAGCAGCCGCTGCCGACGGCCTCGGCCGTCGACGGCAACCGGATCATCGTCCTGATCCCGAACGACGTGAAGGGCACGCAGCCGATCGCCTTCCTCGAAGTCAGCCTGGGCGAGGAGTACGGGGGGTCGGTCGTCCTGGCCCAGTTCCAGGGCAAACGCTTCGAGACCACCCAGTCGGAGTTCGGCCGCAAGGTGTTCTGGGTGGTGGCCGTCGACGTGGCGGGCAACCGCAGCGCGCCGGGCTATGCCGCCGTGGTCGTGCTGTCCTCGCCATCGAGCCAGATCGGCAGCATCAAGGGCACGCTGCAAGGCGCCATCGACGAGCTTGCACTGGCGCAGCTCGAGGGCGTGGTGATCGCCGACGAGAAGCTCGGCACCGCACAGGCCGGCATCTATGAGCGGGTCGAAGCCATCGTCACGGATCAGAAGGCGATGGCGACCCAGTTCGAGGGCATCACCGCCTCGTTCGACGACTTCCAGGCCTTTGCCACCAGCAAGATCACGGTGCTGGCCGACCAGTCTTCCGCCTCGGCCTCGCGCGTGGACATCCTGGCCGTGAAGACCGAGACCGCGCTGGCCGGCATCGTTGAGGAGTCCACCACCCGGGTGAGCGCAGTGAACGCCGTGGCCTCCCAGGTGACGACGGTGCAGTCGAGCGTGAGCGCGCTCGGCGGCACCGTCGGCGCGCTCACCGCCACCGTCCAGATCCAGGCGAACACGGTGGCTAACCTGGATGGCAACCTGGGCGCGCAACTCATGCTGCGCACCGAGGTGATCGGCAGCACGGGCAAGCGCGGCCTCGCAGGCATCTCCACGGGCGCGACGAGCTCCAGCGGTGGCACGCTGGTGCAGTCCGAGATCATCCTGTTCGCCGATCGCGTGCTGGTCGCCAACGACCCCACGGCAACGGTGCTCACACCGCTGCTGAAGGTCGAGGGCGGCATTGTCTACATCGAGACGGCGCGCATCAAGAACGCCGACATCGACACGCTCAAGGTGGCCGGATATGCGCTGTCTGTCACGTTATCGGCCTCGGGCGCGGGTATGGCTTCGGTGTCGTTCACGGTGCCGCCTGGTCAGATCTGGCGCGTGTCGCCACACGCATTCGCGCTCAATGGGCCCTCTGTCACGCGCAACTCGGCCAGTCCCTACACGGCCTATTTGTCCCTCACGGACGCGCCAACCTCTGACGTCACAGCCTCGCTCATCGGTGGCGGCGGTGAGAACGGAGGGGGAATTTATCGGTCAGGTGCCGTCATCAATGAGACGACAACCGACTACCCGGCGGGCGCCCGCACGATCACTGCTGCCTGGTCAGCCGACATCGGGACGGGTGACGGCTCGCCCCCCACCGTGCGCCTGACGGTGCGCATCGAAAAGCGAGGTGCTTGA
- a CDS encoding NfeD family protein: protein MANSTFWWLISGGTIVLELLSGTIYLLLLGIGFAAAAIAAHAGFGLGAQISAAAVMGVGAVAVWYAIRRRRPAPLPSRSNRDVNLDIGSHVHIERWNADGTASVRHRGAQWTAIPRDGQATAPGEHRVGEIVGSRLVVERI, encoded by the coding sequence ATGGCCAATTCCACTTTCTGGTGGCTGATATCGGGAGGCACGATCGTGCTGGAGCTGCTCTCCGGCACGATCTACCTGCTGCTGCTGGGCATCGGTTTCGCGGCCGCGGCGATCGCGGCGCACGCGGGTTTCGGGCTCGGCGCGCAGATCTCGGCGGCGGCGGTGATGGGTGTCGGCGCGGTGGCCGTCTGGTACGCCATCCGCCGGCGCCGGCCCGCCCCGCTGCCCAGCCGCTCGAACCGCGACGTCAACCTGGACATCGGCTCGCACGTCCACATCGAACGCTGGAACGCCGATGGCACCGCCAGCGTGCGTCACCGTGGTGCCCAGTGGACCGCCATTCCACGCGACGGCCAGGCGACCGCGCCGGGCGAGCACCGCGTCGGCGAGATCGTCGGCAGCCGGCTGGTCGTCGAACGGATCTGA
- a CDS encoding integrase arm-type DNA-binding domain-containing protein — protein sequence MPLTDTAIRQAKPTEKTRKLSDAQGLYLEVSPAGGKWWRLKYRFEGREKRLSLGTYPETTLAVARGKRDAARALLRTGVDPSAERKEEKRRTAIAADNSFEAIAREWHKAWSVTRTPKHAGQVMQRLEGDIFPAIGALPVAKITAPMLLALAKKVEARGANDLARRAFQVAGQVLRYAVAHGLATRNVAAQVKPGDALKPKQERHFARLDAREMPELLNKIEVYAGYPRTRLAMKLMTLTFLRTTELIQAQWSEIDMAAKLWRVPAGRMKMRTDHLVPLSRQTLQVLEQIRESGTGPDYLFPGERDHEACMSNNTILFALYRMGYRGRMTGHGFRGVASTILHELGHRHDLIELQLAHQERDKISAAYNFATYLPQRAEMMQAWADHVDTMRAQHKSK from the coding sequence ATGCCCCTCACCGACACTGCCATCCGACAGGCCAAGCCGACCGAGAAGACCCGAAAGCTTTCTGACGCCCAAGGGCTGTACCTTGAAGTGTCGCCGGCTGGCGGCAAGTGGTGGCGGCTGAAGTACCGCTTCGAGGGCAGAGAGAAGCGTCTGAGCTTGGGCACCTACCCTGAGACCACCCTCGCGGTAGCCCGAGGCAAGCGAGACGCGGCACGCGCCCTGCTCCGCACGGGTGTCGACCCGAGCGCCGAGCGCAAGGAAGAGAAGCGACGCACCGCCATCGCGGCCGACAACTCGTTCGAGGCCATCGCGCGGGAATGGCACAAGGCCTGGTCCGTGACACGCACGCCCAAGCACGCCGGCCAGGTCATGCAGCGCCTGGAGGGCGACATCTTCCCGGCGATCGGCGCACTGCCCGTGGCGAAGATCACCGCGCCGATGCTGCTGGCGCTGGCGAAGAAAGTCGAGGCACGCGGCGCGAACGATCTGGCTCGGCGTGCCTTCCAGGTGGCGGGACAGGTGTTGCGGTATGCGGTGGCGCATGGGCTGGCCACTCGGAACGTCGCGGCCCAGGTGAAGCCTGGCGATGCCCTCAAGCCGAAACAGGAACGTCACTTCGCGCGGCTCGACGCCCGGGAGATGCCCGAGCTGCTGAACAAGATCGAGGTGTACGCCGGCTATCCGCGCACCCGGCTGGCGATGAAGCTGATGACGCTCACGTTCCTGCGCACCACCGAGCTGATCCAGGCGCAGTGGAGCGAGATCGACATGGCAGCAAAGCTCTGGCGTGTGCCCGCCGGCCGGATGAAGATGCGCACCGACCATCTCGTGCCATTGTCGCGCCAGACGCTGCAGGTCCTCGAGCAGATCCGCGAGTCAGGAACCGGCCCAGACTACCTGTTTCCAGGCGAGCGAGACCACGAGGCCTGCATGAGCAACAACACGATCCTGTTCGCGCTCTACCGGATGGGCTACCGGGGACGGATGACGGGGCACGGGTTCCGCGGGGTGGCCTCGACCATCCTGCATGAACTTGGCCATCGGCACGACCTGATCGAACTGCAGCTGGCGCACCAGGAGCGCGACAAGATCAGCGCGGCTTACAACTTCGCGACCTACCTGCCGCAGCGCGCGGAGATGATGCAGGCTTGGGCGGACCACGTGGACACGATGCGGGCGCAGCACAAATCAAAATAG
- a CDS encoding secretion activator protein → MTFDEAFDRLIGHEGAFSQDPRDAGNWTSGRVNVGQLKGTKFGIAANTYGDLDIRNLTLEQAKAIYYRDWWLKAGADELHPAVVFQMWDFAVNAGMGTAKRALQYAAGVAVDGQIGPLTIAAVKAAALNDILLRFNAFRLRHYTSLSTWSTYGKGWTNRTAGQLDYAAKDN, encoded by the coding sequence ATGACTTTTGACGAAGCTTTCGATCGCCTCATCGGTCATGAGGGCGCCTTCAGCCAGGATCCGCGCGACGCGGGCAACTGGACCAGCGGCCGCGTCAACGTCGGTCAGCTGAAGGGGACGAAGTTCGGGATCGCCGCCAACACCTACGGCGACCTCGACATCCGCAACCTGACGCTCGAGCAGGCCAAGGCCATCTACTACCGCGACTGGTGGTTGAAGGCTGGCGCCGACGAGCTGCACCCGGCCGTCGTCTTCCAGATGTGGGACTTCGCAGTCAACGCTGGCATGGGCACCGCCAAGCGCGCGCTGCAGTACGCCGCCGGCGTGGCCGTGGACGGCCAGATCGGGCCACTGACGATCGCAGCGGTCAAGGCCGCAGCCCTGAATGACATCCTGCTGCGCTTCAACGCCTTCCGTCTGCGGCACTACACGTCGCTGAGCACCTGGTCGACCTACGGCAAGGGCTGGACCAATCGCACCGCCGGCCAGCTCGACTATGCCGCCAAGGACAACTGA
- a CDS encoding paraslipin, whose amino-acid sequence MEYSVPIVFLVIAVIFISQSVKFVPQQNAWVRERLGKYHSTMTPGANFLIPFIDKVAYKHSLKEIPLDVPSQICITRDNTQLQVDGILYFQVTDPMRASYGSSNYIVAVTQLAQTSLRSVVGKLELDKTFEERDVINAQVVAAIDEAALNWGVKVLRYEIKDLTPPKEILLAMQAQITAERGKRALIAASEGRRQEQINIATGEREAFIARSEGEKQAQINNAQGEAAAITALAEATADAIERVAAAIRQPGGQQAVQLKVAERAVDAFSKVAADSNTTLIVPGNMTETAALIASAMRMVQAGKPAPPV is encoded by the coding sequence ATGGAATATTCCGTTCCCATCGTCTTCCTCGTCATCGCCGTCATCTTCATCAGCCAGTCGGTGAAGTTCGTGCCGCAGCAGAACGCCTGGGTGCGCGAGCGCCTGGGCAAGTACCACAGCACCATGACACCGGGCGCCAACTTCCTGATCCCCTTCATCGACAAGGTCGCCTACAAGCACAGCCTGAAGGAAATCCCGCTCGACGTGCCCAGCCAGATCTGCATCACGCGCGACAACACACAGTTGCAGGTCGACGGCATCCTGTACTTTCAGGTGACCGACCCGATGCGCGCGAGCTACGGCTCTTCCAACTACATCGTCGCCGTCACGCAGCTCGCCCAGACCTCGCTGCGCAGCGTGGTGGGCAAGCTCGAGCTCGACAAGACCTTCGAGGAGCGCGACGTGATCAATGCGCAGGTGGTCGCCGCCATCGACGAGGCGGCACTCAACTGGGGCGTGAAGGTGCTGCGCTACGAGATCAAGGACCTGACGCCGCCCAAAGAAATCCTGCTGGCGATGCAGGCGCAGATCACGGCCGAACGCGGCAAGCGCGCGCTCATCGCCGCTTCGGAGGGTCGGCGCCAGGAGCAGATCAACATCGCGACGGGCGAGCGCGAGGCGTTCATCGCGCGCTCCGAGGGCGAGAAGCAGGCACAGATCAACAACGCCCAGGGCGAGGCGGCGGCAATCACCGCGCTGGCCGAGGCCACCGCCGACGCGATCGAGCGCGTGGCCGCTGCCATCCGACAGCCCGGCGGCCAACAGGCCGTTCAACTGAAGGTGGCAGAACGTGCGGTCGACGCCTTCAGCAAGGTGGCCGCGGACTCCAATACCACCCTGATCGTGCCCGGCAACATGACCGAGACCGCGGCGCTGATCGCGTCGGCGATGCGCATGGTGCAGGCTGGCAAGCCGGCGCCTCCGGTTTGA